One region of Mobula birostris isolate sMobBir1 chromosome 24, sMobBir1.hap1, whole genome shotgun sequence genomic DNA includes:
- the LOC140187307 gene encoding pyrroline-5-carboxylate reductase 1, mitochondrial-like, giving the protein MSVGFIGAGQLAFALARGFTAAGVLAAHKIIASSPDPDLPTVGGLRKLGVNFTSSNKEAVQKSDVLFLAVKPPIIPFVLDEIAPDIEDRHLVVSCAAGVTISSIEKKLSAVSQFPKVIRLMTNTPVIVREGATVYATGTHAEVEDGNVLEQLMASVGFCVEVEEDLIDAVTGLSGSGPAYAFTAIDALADGGVKMGLTRRLAVRLGAQALMGAAKMLLESEQHPGQLKDNVCSPGGATIHALHLMESGGFRSLLIDAVEASCIRTRELQSLADQETVPPAAIKKTTLNKVKQSASKAGISLFNHKYPGNKSR; this is encoded by the exons GTGTCCTGGCTGCACACAAGATTATAGCAAGTTCACCGGATCCTGATTTACCCACTGTTGGAGGCCTGAGG AAACTGGGCGTCAATTTTACCTCAAGCAACAAGGAAGCAGTTCAGAAGAGTGATGTACTGTTTCTGGCTGTTAAGCCACCTATTATCCCTTTTGTGTTGGATGAGATTGCTCCTGACATTGAAGATCGCCACTTGGTTGTGTCGTGTGCTGCTGGGGTCACAATTAGCTCCATCGAGAAG AAACTGTCTGCTGTGAGCCAGTTTCCCAAAGTGATTCGTCTAATGACCAACACCCCGGTGATAGTGCGAGAGGGCGCCACGGTGTACGCCACAGGAACGCACGCAGAGGTGGAGGATGGGAATGTGCTGGAGCAGCTGATGGCCAGTGTTGGTTTCTGTGTGGAGGTGGAAGAGGACCTGATCGATGCGGTCACTGGCCTCAGCGGCAGTGGCCCTGCCTAT GCTTTCACAGCTATTGATGCCTTGGCAGATGGTGGTGTGAAGATGGGTCTCACTCGTAGATTAGCAGTTCGACTTGGTGCTCAAGCATTGATG GGAGCAGCCAAGATGTTGCTGGAGTCTGAGCAGCATCCTGGGCAGCTGAAAGATAACGTGTGTTCGCCAGGCGGTGCGACCATCCATGCCCTTCACTTAATGGAGAGCGGGGGATTCCGCAGTCTCCTTATCGATGCTGTTGAAGCCTCCTGTATAAGaacaag GGAGCTCCAGTCTCTTGCAGACCAGGAAACTGTTCCCCCAGCAGCCATTAAGAAGACCACGCTGAACAAGGTGAAACAGAGTGCCTCTAAAGCTGGCATCAGCCTCTTCAACCACAAGTACCCTGGAAACAAGAGTCGTTAA